Proteins co-encoded in one Actinobacillus succinogenes 130Z genomic window:
- the hemL gene encoding glutamate-1-semialdehyde 2,1-aminomutase — protein MSNSTALFQRARQVIPGGVNSPVRAFKGVGGTPVFIQKAAGAYITDTDGKQYIDYVGSWGPMVLGHNHPAIIDAVLKAVPNGLSFGAPTEGEITLAELVCRLIPSIELVRMVSSGTEATMSAIRLARGYTKRDKIIKFEGCYHGHSDSLLVKAGSGALTLGQPSSPGVPEDFAKHTLTCTYNDLNSVKCAFERYPQDIACLIIEPVAGNMNCVPPKPGFLQGVRELCDQYGALLIIDEVMTGFRVALGGAQAYYGVTPDLTALGKIIGGGMPVGAFGGKREIMEYIAPTGPVYQAGTLSGNPIAMAAGLACLTELSKPGNEQQLAEKTQQLAEGLKTLAKKHGVPFIAQYVGGMFGLFFTDVPEVTNFQDVMKCDVAKFNRFFHLMLEQGVYLAPSAFEAGFMSLAHSDADIEQTLKAADNAFAVLA, from the coding sequence ATGTCAAATTCGACCGCACTTTTTCAACGCGCCCGACAAGTCATTCCGGGCGGTGTAAACTCGCCTGTACGAGCTTTTAAAGGCGTCGGCGGAACCCCGGTTTTTATCCAAAAAGCGGCGGGAGCCTATATTACGGATACGGACGGCAAACAATACATAGATTATGTCGGCTCATGGGGACCGATGGTACTGGGTCACAATCATCCGGCCATTATCGACGCCGTATTGAAAGCCGTGCCGAACGGTTTGAGCTTCGGCGCACCGACCGAAGGCGAAATCACTTTGGCTGAATTAGTATGCAGGCTGATTCCTTCTATCGAATTGGTACGTATGGTCAGTTCCGGCACGGAAGCCACCATGTCGGCGATTCGTCTGGCTCGCGGTTACACAAAACGTGACAAAATAATTAAATTCGAAGGCTGCTACCACGGTCACTCCGATTCCCTATTAGTAAAGGCCGGTTCCGGCGCATTAACCCTAGGACAACCCAGTTCTCCCGGCGTACCGGAAGATTTTGCCAAACATACTTTAACCTGTACGTATAATGATCTGAATTCCGTTAAATGCGCTTTCGAACGATATCCGCAAGACATCGCTTGCTTAATTATCGAACCGGTGGCGGGCAATATGAATTGTGTTCCGCCCAAACCCGGATTCCTGCAAGGGGTGCGCGAACTCTGCGATCAATACGGCGCATTACTTATCATTGATGAAGTCATGACCGGTTTCCGTGTGGCGTTAGGCGGTGCGCAAGCTTATTACGGCGTAACGCCGGATTTAACTGCGCTCGGTAAAATTATCGGCGGCGGAATGCCGGTAGGCGCGTTCGGCGGTAAACGGGAAATTATGGAATACATCGCACCGACCGGTCCGGTTTATCAGGCGGGAACCCTATCGGGTAATCCGATCGCCATGGCGGCGGGGCTAGCCTGCCTCACCGAATTATCCAAACCGGGCAATGAACAACAATTAGCGGAAAAAACGCAACAACTGGCAGAAGGCTTGAAAACCTTGGCGAAGAAACACGGAGTGCCTTTCATTGCACAATATGTGGGCGGTATGTTCGGATTATTCTTTACCGATGTGCCGGAGGTCACCAATTTCCAGGACGTCATGAAATGTGACGTCGCGAAATTCAACCGTTTCTTCCATTTAATGCTGGAACAAGGCGTCTATCTCGCCCCTTCCGCTTTCGAAGCCGGTTTCATGTCCCTCGCGCATTCCGATGCGGATATTGAACAAACGCTTAAAGCGGCTGATAACGCTTTTGCCGTATTAGCCTAA
- the xerD gene encoding site-specific tyrosine recombinase XerD, with the protein MKDSALVELFLNDIWLEKGLSENTIQSYRLDLAALCDWLNAHSLSLISLDAVDLQSFLGQRVEAGYKATSTARLLSAMRKLFQYLYRENYRPDDPSATLSSPKLPTRLPKYLTEQQVNDLLSVPSTDVPLELRDKAMLELLYATGLRVTELVSLSMDNISLSQGVVRVIGKGNKERIVPMGEEAAYWVGEFIRYGRAMLLNGQSSDVVFPSRRALQMTRQTFWHRIKYYAVLADIDGDSLSPHVLRHAFATHLVNHGADLRVVQMLLGHSDLSTTQIYTHVAKERLKRLHEKFHPRG; encoded by the coding sequence GTGAAAGATTCGGCATTAGTAGAACTTTTTCTTAACGATATTTGGTTGGAAAAAGGACTGTCTGAAAATACTATTCAATCCTATCGGTTAGATTTAGCCGCGCTTTGCGATTGGTTGAACGCTCATAGTTTGTCTTTGATTTCACTGGATGCCGTGGATTTACAAAGTTTCTTAGGACAACGGGTGGAAGCGGGCTATAAAGCCACCAGTACCGCCCGTTTACTGAGTGCCATGCGCAAACTGTTTCAATATCTTTATCGGGAAAATTACCGCCCGGATGACCCCAGCGCTACGTTGAGTTCGCCTAAGTTGCCGACCCGGTTACCGAAATATTTAACGGAACAGCAGGTGAATGATTTGCTCAGCGTACCGAGTACCGATGTGCCGTTGGAATTGCGGGATAAAGCCATGTTGGAATTGCTTTACGCCACCGGTTTGCGGGTGACGGAACTGGTTTCCCTTTCCATGGATAATATCAGTTTGTCGCAAGGCGTGGTGCGGGTGATCGGAAAAGGCAATAAAGAGCGCATTGTGCCTATGGGGGAGGAGGCGGCGTATTGGGTGGGCGAGTTTATTCGTTACGGACGCGCGATGTTGCTGAACGGACAGAGCTCGGACGTGGTATTTCCCAGCCGTCGCGCTTTGCAGATGACGCGTCAGACTTTCTGGCACCGGATTAAATATTATGCGGTGTTGGCGGATATTGACGGCGACAGCCTGTCGCCTCACGTTTTGCGTCATGCTTTCGCTACTCATTTGGTAAATCACGGTGCGGATTTACGTGTGGTGCAGATGTTACTGGGGCACAGCGATTTATCCACTACACAAATTTACACGCACGTAGCTAAAGAACGGCTTAAGCGATTGCATGAAAAATTTCATCCGCGCGGTTAA
- the plsB gene encoding glycerol-3-phosphate 1-O-acyltransferase PlsB yields MSAFLNLYRNTLSWPLSFLVKDNPIPNNPVEELTLNIEQPIVYVLPYTSQTDLVVLRKNCLSLGLPDPFLDNRIEGKVLPRYVFLDEGHQFFKSKGAKKETEKVFKNYLELHRTSADLDVQVVPVSVLWGRSPGREDKGLPKLRLLNGLQKTIAAIWFGRDTFVRFSQAMSMRYMVNEYGEDEKLAQKLPRIAKMHFAKQRISATGPRLPNRQAMFNKLLQHPAVLQAIEDEARGKNMTKEKARKEAEKILNEIAADTNYSSLRVADRLLGWLWNKLYQGIEVEHADRVRRLALEGHEIVYVPCHRSHIDYLLLSYVLYHQGLVPPHIAAGINLNFWPVGRIFRSWGAFFIRRTFKGNRLYSTLFREYLGELFHRGYSVEYFIEGGRSRTGRLLTPKTGMMSMTLQALQQGQTRPISIVPVYVGYEHVLEVDTYAKELRGAAKEKENAGLVLRVIKKLRNLGRGFVNFGEPITLSTYLNRHFPEWKNEGRDERPLWFNKAVDAVSRQVMVNINKAAAVNAMNLTGTALLSSRQRALSREQLLEQLESYQQYLLNVSYSDDIIIPSAPPKELLDHVLGLDRVGILIEKDNFGELVRLERNHAVLMTYYRNNIQHLLVLPSLVASIVLHHEAIQKDLVLTSVEKLYPFLKAELFMHLPPEALREKVERIIAELHRQQLIKLNENILSINRPRVRTLQLWSAGMREILQRYLITVAILLQDPAISRGKLEKESQSIAQRLSVLHGINSPEFFDKAVFSTFIASLKDNGYFDTSGNADVTKLQGMADILEHVISTEINLTIKSAVETAVDLDEIESE; encoded by the coding sequence ATGAGCGCCTTTTTAAATTTATACCGTAATACTTTATCGTGGCCGTTGTCTTTTTTGGTGAAAGACAATCCGATCCCCAACAATCCCGTTGAAGAACTGACACTTAATATCGAACAACCTATCGTTTATGTTTTGCCTTACACGTCGCAGACCGATCTCGTAGTATTGCGCAAAAACTGCCTTAGCCTAGGGTTGCCGGACCCTTTTCTGGATAATCGGATCGAAGGTAAAGTGCTGCCGCGTTATGTTTTTTTAGATGAAGGACACCAATTTTTCAAATCGAAAGGAGCAAAAAAGGAAACGGAGAAAGTTTTCAAAAATTATTTGGAATTGCACCGCACTTCGGCCGATTTAGACGTGCAGGTGGTGCCGGTTTCCGTGCTGTGGGGGCGTTCACCGGGGCGTGAAGATAAAGGTTTACCGAAACTGCGTTTATTGAACGGTTTGCAGAAAACTATCGCGGCGATTTGGTTCGGGCGGGATACTTTCGTGCGTTTTTCACAGGCGATGTCTATGCGTTATATGGTGAACGAATACGGTGAAGATGAAAAATTAGCGCAAAAATTGCCGCGTATCGCCAAAATGCACTTTGCCAAACAACGCATTTCCGCAACGGGACCGCGTTTACCGAACCGTCAGGCGATGTTCAATAAACTATTGCAGCATCCCGCCGTACTGCAGGCGATTGAAGACGAAGCGCGCGGTAAAAATATGACAAAAGAAAAAGCCCGTAAAGAAGCGGAAAAAATTCTGAACGAAATTGCCGCCGATACCAATTACAGCAGTTTGCGGGTAGCGGATCGTCTGTTGGGTTGGTTATGGAACAAACTTTATCAGGGGATTGAAGTAGAACATGCCGATCGCGTGCGTCGTTTGGCGTTGGAAGGGCATGAAATCGTTTATGTGCCGTGCCACCGCAGTCATATCGATTATTTGCTGCTTTCATATGTGCTGTATCACCAAGGGTTGGTGCCGCCTCATATTGCGGCGGGTATCAACCTGAATTTCTGGCCGGTGGGGCGTATTTTCCGTAGCTGGGGGGCGTTTTTTATTCGACGTACGTTTAAAGGCAACCGTCTGTATTCCACGCTTTTTCGCGAATATTTGGGCGAATTGTTCCATCGCGGTTATTCCGTGGAATATTTTATTGAAGGCGGACGTTCGCGTACCGGTCGTTTATTAACGCCGAAAACGGGGATGATGTCTATGACGCTGCAGGCGTTGCAGCAAGGTCAAACCCGTCCGATTTCCATTGTGCCGGTATATGTGGGGTATGAACACGTGCTGGAAGTGGATACCTACGCCAAAGAATTACGCGGTGCGGCGAAAGAAAAAGAAAATGCGGGTTTGGTGTTGCGGGTAATTAAAAAATTACGCAATCTTGGCCGCGGTTTTGTTAATTTCGGCGAGCCTATTACGCTCAGTACTTATTTAAATCGGCATTTCCCGGAATGGAAAAACGAAGGACGGGACGAACGCCCGCTCTGGTTTAATAAAGCGGTGGATGCCGTATCCCGCCAAGTGATGGTGAACATCAATAAAGCGGCGGCGGTAAATGCTATGAATTTAACGGGCACGGCGTTATTATCCTCCCGTCAGCGTGCGTTATCGCGCGAACAGTTGCTGGAGCAGCTGGAAAGTTATCAGCAATATTTGCTGAATGTCAGTTATTCCGACGACATTATTATTCCGAGCGCTCCACCGAAAGAATTGCTGGATCACGTATTGGGTTTGGATCGTGTCGGAATTCTGATCGAAAAAGACAATTTCGGCGAATTGGTGCGGTTGGAGCGTAATCATGCGGTATTGATGACCTATTATCGTAATAATATTCAGCATTTATTAGTGCTGCCGTCTTTGGTGGCCAGTATTGTGTTGCATCATGAGGCTATTCAGAAAGATCTGGTGTTGACATCGGTAGAAAAACTTTATCCGTTCTTAAAAGCCGAGCTGTTCATGCATTTGCCGCCGGAAGCTCTGCGCGAAAAAGTGGAACGTATTATTGCGGAACTGCATCGTCAGCAACTGATTAAACTGAATGAAAATATTTTAAGCATTAACCGTCCGCGTGTGCGTACGTTGCAATTATGGTCGGCGGGAATGCGCGAAATTTTACAGCGTTATTTGATTACTGTTGCTATTTTATTACAGGATCCGGCAATTTCGCGCGGCAAACTGGAAAAAGAAAGCCAGTCAATCGCTCAACGTTTGTCCGTACTGCACGGGATTAATTCGCCGGAATTCTTCGATAAAGCGGTGTTCTCCACCTTTATCGCCAGTTTGAAAGACAACGGCTATTTTGATACTTCCGGCAATGCGGATGTAACGAAACTGCAGGGCATGGCGGATATTCTTGAACACGTCATTTCCACCGAAATCAATTTAACCATTAAAAGTGCGGTGGAAACTGCGGTAGATTTGGATGAGATTGAGAGTGAATAA
- the proC gene encoding pyrroline-5-carboxylate reductase, with amino-acid sequence MSHKSLYFIGGGNMAQAIVFGLLKQGYPADKITVCDRNQAKRDLFAAQGVRITQNPETAAVQAEIVVLAIKPQAAAELAQSLSAVDFSDKLLISIMAAIPVRRLTALFPTVRYIVRVMPNTPALVSAAMSGLFAPENVPDELKRQAAALLTAVGEICWVEKESDMHIVTAASGSSPAYFFLFMEAMQQTLLTMGLTDEQARKLIQQSALGAAKMAIENPQTPLSLLRENVTSKGGTTAAALAVFNEHQFARTLQLAMQACVARSQEMEKLF; translated from the coding sequence ATGTCACATAAATCCCTCTATTTTATCGGCGGCGGCAATATGGCGCAGGCCATTGTCTTCGGGTTGTTAAAACAAGGCTACCCCGCCGACAAAATTACCGTTTGCGACCGCAACCAAGCCAAACGCGATTTATTTGCCGCACAAGGCGTACGAATAACGCAAAATCCCGAAACCGCCGCCGTACAGGCGGAAATCGTGGTGCTTGCAATAAAACCGCAAGCTGCGGCGGAATTGGCACAAAGCCTAAGTGCGGTCGATTTTTCCGATAAATTATTAATTTCCATTATGGCGGCAATTCCGGTGCGAAGATTGACCGCGCTTTTTCCGACTGTTCGTTATATCGTTCGTGTGATGCCGAATACGCCCGCCCTAGTATCGGCCGCCATGTCCGGCTTATTCGCACCGGAAAATGTACCTGACGAATTAAAACGGCAAGCGGCAGCATTGCTGACAGCGGTGGGAGAAATCTGTTGGGTGGAAAAGGAATCGGATATGCACATCGTCACCGCCGCTTCCGGTTCCAGTCCCGCTTACTTTTTCCTGTTTATGGAAGCCATGCAGCAAACGCTGTTAACCATGGGGTTAACCGATGAACAAGCACGCAAACTGATTCAGCAATCTGCTCTGGGTGCGGCTAAAATGGCGATTGAAAATCCGCAAACGCCGCTTTCCCTGTTACGGGAAAACGTTACCTCTAAAGGCGGTACGACAGCCGCGGCGCTGGCGGTGTTCAACGAACATCAATTCGCCCGCACCCTACAGCTTGCCATGCAGGCTTGCGTCGCCCGTTCACAGGAAATGGAAAAATTATTCTGA